In the Dama dama isolate Ldn47 chromosome 13, ASM3311817v1, whole genome shotgun sequence genome, one interval contains:
- the MOK gene encoding MAPK/MAK/MRK overlapping kinase isoform X2, with product MKNYKAIGKIGEGTFSEVMKMQNLRDGNYYACKQMKQHFESIEQVNNLREIQALRRLNPHPNILTLHEVVFDRKSGSLALICELMEMNIYELIRGRRHPLSEKKITHYMYQLCKSLDHMHRNGIFHRDVKPENILVKQDVLKLGDFGSCRSVYSRQPYTEYISTRWYRAPECLLTDGFYGFKMDLWSAGCVLYEMASLQPLFPGANELDQISRIHDVMGTPAEKTLTKFKQSRAMSFDFPFKKGSGIPLLTTSLSPQCLSLLHAMVAYDPDERITAHQALQHPYFQGQRAAEKQALARARRKAPAPFPERPTAPELNSTWQTAQEGRKQKQPSRPEENHPRRQGPAYLMELPRVKLSGAATLASYSSPALQSVFAPKVPLLRPLKCAGAAQKTDTQKDIKPSLKQYRLPTIERRGGGY from the exons acTATAAAGCAATTGGCAAAATAGGAGAGGGAACGTTTTCTGAAGTTATGAAGATGCAGAACCTGAGAGATGGAAACTACTATGCATGTAAACAGATGAAACAGCACTTTGAAAG TATTGAGCAAGTGAACAACCTGCGAGAGATACAAGCACTGAGACGCCTGAACCCACACCCGAACATTCTCACGTTGCACGAAGTGGTTTT TGACAGAAAATCTGGTTCTCTTGCACTAATATGTGAACTTATGGAGATGAATATTTATGAGCTAATACGAG GAAGAAGACACCCGTTATCGGAGAAGAAAATCACTCACTACATGTACCAGCTGTGTAAGTCTCTGGACCACATGCACAG aaatggaatatttcacaGAGATGTAAAACCAGAAAATATATTAGTAAAG CAGGATGTCCTGAAGCTCGGGGACTTCGGCTCGTGCCGGAGCGTCTACTCCAGGCAGCCGTACACTGAGTACATCTCCACCCGCTGGTACCGGGCCCCTGAGTGCCTCCTCACCGACGGCTTCTACGGCTTCAAGATGGACCTGTGGAGCGCGGGCTGCGTGCTCTATGAGATGGCCAG CCTGCAGCCGCTCTTCCCTGGCGCCAACGAGCTGGACCAGATCTCCAGGATCCACGACGTCATGGGCACGCCTGCTGAGAAGACCCTCACCAAGTTCAAGCA GTCGAGAGCTATgagttttgattttccttttaaaaagggaTCAGGGATACCTCTACTGACCACCAGTCTGTCCCCTCAATGCCTCTCCCTCCTGCACGCCATGGTGGCCTATGATCCCGACGAGAGAATCACTGCCCACCAGGCCCTGCAGCACCCTTACTTCCAGGGGCAGAG GGCGGCTGAGAAGCAGGcgctggccagggccaggcggAAGGCCCCCGCTCCCTTCCCCGAGCGCCCCACGGCCCCGGAGCTCAACAGCACCTGGCAGACGGCGCAGGAGGGCCGGAAGCAG AAACAGCCCTCAAGGCCAGAGGAGAACCACCCCCGGAGGCAGGGGCCCGCCTACCTGATGGAGCTGCCCAGGGTGAAGCTGTCGGGAGCGGCCACGCTGGCCTCCTACTCCAGCCCGGCCCTGCAGTCAGTGTTCGCCCCGAAGGTGCCGCTGCTGAGACCCCTGAAGTGCGCCGGTGCGGCCCAGAAG
- the MOK gene encoding MAPK/MAK/MRK overlapping kinase isoform X1: MKNYKAIGKIGEGTFSEVMKMQNLRDGNYYACKQMKQHFESIEQVNNLREIQALRRLNPHPNILTLHEVVFDRKSGSLALICELMEMNIYELIRGRRHPLSEKKITHYMYQLCKSLDHMHRNGIFHRDVKPENILVKQDVLKLGDFGSCRSVYSRQPYTEYISTRWYRAPECLLTDGFYGFKMDLWSAGCVLYEMASLQPLFPGANELDQISRIHDVMGTPAEKTLTKFKQAAEKQALARARRKAPAPFPERPTAPELNSTWQTAQEGRKQKQPSRPEENHPRRQGPAYLMELPRVKLSGAATLASYSSPALQSVFAPKVPLLRPLKCAGAAQKTDTQKDIKPSLKQYRLPTIERRGGGY, translated from the exons acTATAAAGCAATTGGCAAAATAGGAGAGGGAACGTTTTCTGAAGTTATGAAGATGCAGAACCTGAGAGATGGAAACTACTATGCATGTAAACAGATGAAACAGCACTTTGAAAG TATTGAGCAAGTGAACAACCTGCGAGAGATACAAGCACTGAGACGCCTGAACCCACACCCGAACATTCTCACGTTGCACGAAGTGGTTTT TGACAGAAAATCTGGTTCTCTTGCACTAATATGTGAACTTATGGAGATGAATATTTATGAGCTAATACGAG GAAGAAGACACCCGTTATCGGAGAAGAAAATCACTCACTACATGTACCAGCTGTGTAAGTCTCTGGACCACATGCACAG aaatggaatatttcacaGAGATGTAAAACCAGAAAATATATTAGTAAAG CAGGATGTCCTGAAGCTCGGGGACTTCGGCTCGTGCCGGAGCGTCTACTCCAGGCAGCCGTACACTGAGTACATCTCCACCCGCTGGTACCGGGCCCCTGAGTGCCTCCTCACCGACGGCTTCTACGGCTTCAAGATGGACCTGTGGAGCGCGGGCTGCGTGCTCTATGAGATGGCCAG CCTGCAGCCGCTCTTCCCTGGCGCCAACGAGCTGGACCAGATCTCCAGGATCCACGACGTCATGGGCACGCCTGCTGAGAAGACCCTCACCAAGTTCAAGCA GGCGGCTGAGAAGCAGGcgctggccagggccaggcggAAGGCCCCCGCTCCCTTCCCCGAGCGCCCCACGGCCCCGGAGCTCAACAGCACCTGGCAGACGGCGCAGGAGGGCCGGAAGCAG AAACAGCCCTCAAGGCCAGAGGAGAACCACCCCCGGAGGCAGGGGCCCGCCTACCTGATGGAGCTGCCCAGGGTGAAGCTGTCGGGAGCGGCCACGCTGGCCTCCTACTCCAGCCCGGCCCTGCAGTCAGTGTTCGCCCCGAAGGTGCCGCTGCTGAGACCCCTGAAGTGCGCCGGTGCGGCCCAGAAG